The genomic interval GCTTCTGCAACGGACGACCCTTCGGGGCCGTCCGTTTTCGTATCCCGGGGTCTGCGTTCCGCCTTCCGCACGTCTCCGGAAGAGCCTTTCGGCCGCTTTCCGGACCTCCCAAGGATTTACTTCGCCGGCACACGGCATAATTTACAATCAGTTATCGAGCAACGCATTACGATAACAATCCGATTGAAAAAACCTACTTTCCGGTTTAATATCCATCGTGAAAAGAAATATTATGGTGAAATTTGTGTGACAACCTGACCGACCTTATGAGAAACCTCTGCTCGCTGACGACTTCGTTCCCGGCCGACCGGCTGCGGCCTCTTCCGCCGCGCACGGAGCATACCCGTCCGGCATGCGCGAAGAGTTTCCCCGCCTTGCGAGGGGGGGGGAATTTCCACCGCGGGAAATAGTCCGCAAAACCGGTAAACCGACGTGCGTCTTCCAAACATCCGACGCACGATCCACACCTGATATTATAATCATAGCCGATCCCGACGGCGGAGCGTACTCCGGCGCCGGTCCGTCGTGCGCCCTGCGCATCCGTTCCTCCGCCGGGAACGGACGCCCCGCCATGCCCGGCAAATCCGATTTCAAATCCATAACCCAACAGAAAAAGCCTATGAAACACAACCGACTCCGTTTTTCCGGCTCCCCTCCGGACGCCGCTCTCCACGCCGGGTTCCGGCACGCAGCAAACGAAAAATCCATCAATTAAATCAAACGTTCCCACATGGACCAAAAACGAAGCATAGAAACACGCCTCAAGGGCGTGGGTATCCTGCGCAGAACCACACGGTATCTGCTTGTCACGATGCTGGCCGTCCTGGCATCGGCGACCGCGCTGCAGGCGCAAAACACCGTCATCAAAGGCGTCGTCACGGACAAGGGCGGCGCCCCCATCGCCGGCGTGACCGTCGTGGCGAAAGGCACGACCGCAGGCGAAGTGACCTCGAGCGACGGCTCCTACACACTCAGCGTTCCGGCCGGAGCGGAGGTGCTCCAGTTCTCGTTCATCGGCATGGAGACCCAGGAGGTCGCCATCGGCTCGCGGACGGAGATCAACGTCACGATGGCCCCCGGCTCGCTCGGCATCGACGAGGTGGTGGTGGTCGGCTACGGTACGCTGGCCAAACGCGACCTCTCCTCGTCGGTGGCTTCCGTGAAGAACGAAGACCTCACCGAACGCACCACGGCCTTCAACATCATGCAGGGCATCGCGGGCAAGGTCGCCGGCGTGAAGAACGTCTCGTTCTCCGGACGTCCGGGCGGCTCCTCGGCGCTGCGTATCCGCGGTATGGGTTCGATCAACGCCGGCAGCGACCCGATCTACGTCATGGACGGCGTGGTGGGCGTCGATCCCTCGCTCATCAACCCCGAAAACGTGGAGTCGATCGACGTGCTGAAGGACGCCGCCGCAACCTCCATGTACGGTGCGCAGGGCGCCAACGGCGTGGTCATCATCACCACCAAGTCGGGCAAGAAGGGACAGGGAACCGTGACCTACAACGGCAAGGTGGGCTTCGGCTTCCTCAACCGCAAGCTCGACCTGCTCGACGCCGACGAATACATGGAGGTGCAGCGCCGCGCCTACGCTTACAGCGGCAAGGTGATGCCCCACCTCGAGACCCCTTACGAGAACCTCTTCTACTACGCCAAGGACCCCGCCGGCAACTTCCAGCGCGACGAGAACGGCTACCTGATCGCCTCGCCCAAATACGACACCGACTGGCAGGAGGCGCTGACGCAGACGGCCATCACCAACGACCACACCGTTTCGTTCGCTTCGGGCAACGACAAGACGTCGGTCTATTCGAGCATCGCCTATCAGAACTTCGAAGGTCTGGTCAAATACACCAACTCGGAGCGCATGACGGGAACGGTGAACGTGAAGAGCGACATCACCGACTGGCTCAACGTGCAGACCGTCGTGACGGCCGGCACGGACAAGACCAACGCCGCCGACGGCGAGAGCGGATTCGGACAGGGTCCGGTGCGCAACATGCTCGAGATGCCACCCATCGTTCCGGTGCGCTACGAGGACGGCACGTGGGGCCGCAAGGACGACTACCCGCTGGGCGAGCTGGCCGAAAACCCGCTGCGCCTGCTCCAGGAGAAGAAGAGCGTCACCGAGACCGACTACGCGATCTTCAACGTCATCGCCGACATCCACCTGACCAAGAAGCTGACCTTCACGGCCAAGGGCGACTATCAGATGACCAACCGCCGGACGCTGAGCTACGCCAAGGCCGGCCTGCACGGCGAGACCGACACCAACGGCGGCTACGCCGACATCGGCAACACCAAGTCGCGCCGCTGGTCGAACGAGGACTACTTCACCTATGCCGACTCGTGGTTCGACGACCAGCTCAAGTCGAACTTCGTGCTGGGCGCCAGTTGGTACTACAACCACTCGGAGAACTCGTCGGCGGGTTCGGAGCAGTTCTTCGACGACTTCTTCGGCTACCACAACCTCGGCGCCGGCACGGTCTATCACAAGCCCACGTCGGGCATGAGCCAGCAGACGATGAACTCCTACTACTTCCGCATGAACCACACCTTCCGCGACAAGTACCTGCTGGGCTTCACGCTGCGCGCCGACGGCGCCTCGAACTTCGGCGCCAACAACAAGTACGGCTGGTTCCCCTCGGCCTCGGCGGCGTGGATCATCTCCGAGGAGCCCTTCTTCGACGCGGCCCGCAAATGGGTGAGCAACCTGAAGCTGCGCGCCAGCTACGGTACGGTGGGCAACGCCTCGATCCCCAACTACAGCACGATCTCGCAGTACAGCAACGACCAGATGATCCTCAACGGCGCGCTGAACCCCTACGTCGTGCTCTCGAACCTCGGCAACGCCGACCTGAAGTGGGAGACCTCGAAGCAGTTCAACGTCGGTCTCGACGTCTCGC from Alistipes dispar carries:
- a CDS encoding SusC/RagA family TonB-linked outer membrane protein, giving the protein MDQKRSIETRLKGVGILRRTTRYLLVTMLAVLASATALQAQNTVIKGVVTDKGGAPIAGVTVVAKGTTAGEVTSSDGSYTLSVPAGAEVLQFSFIGMETQEVAIGSRTEINVTMAPGSLGIDEVVVVGYGTLAKRDLSSSVASVKNEDLTERTTAFNIMQGIAGKVAGVKNVSFSGRPGGSSALRIRGMGSINAGSDPIYVMDGVVGVDPSLINPENVESIDVLKDAAATSMYGAQGANGVVIITTKSGKKGQGTVTYNGKVGFGFLNRKLDLLDADEYMEVQRRAYAYSGKVMPHLETPYENLFYYAKDPAGNFQRDENGYLIASPKYDTDWQEALTQTAITNDHTVSFASGNDKTSVYSSIAYQNFEGLVKYTNSERMTGTVNVKSDITDWLNVQTVVTAGTDKTNAADGESGFGQGPVRNMLEMPPIVPVRYEDGTWGRKDDYPLGELAENPLRLLQEKKSVTETDYAIFNVIADIHLTKKLTFTAKGDYQMTNRRTLSYAKAGLHGETDTNGGYADIGNTKSRRWSNEDYFTYADSWFDDQLKSNFVLGASWYYNHSENSSAGSEQFFDDFFGYHNLGAGTVYHKPTSGMSQQTMNSYYFRMNHTFRDKYLLGFTLRADGASNFGANNKYGWFPSASAAWIISEEPFFDAARKWVSNLKLRASYGTVGNASIPNYSTISQYSNDQMILNGALNPYVVLSNLGNADLKWETSKQFNVGLDVSLFDNRLELIMDYYNKTTTDLLFQKQVPYTTGYATTWTNLGKIRNKGFELTISSRNISHKNFQWTTDLVFSTNRLMVIDVGGERIDLGNNAIAEAGKPWGSFFVLNRLGTWGLDEVDEARKYGKKPGDLKFEDRNHDYVIDDNDRRIMGNGTPKGDITLVNTFRYKGFSLMVDLNAAYGFKIMGITTTMMENRQLYGNSMKSVLNAWTPENQNSMIAALRLPSDVNFGENEKDSRMLYDGDFLRIRNISLSYDFKPELLRKLRVIKGLSIGVNVENLHVFTEYPGYDPEVGAFNTDRGQSIDFYSYPHPTTVSANIKITF